Genomic DNA from Wolbachia endosymbiont of Aedes albopictus:
TATCCTTTGCGTAATTAATAGTAATGTTATTCATAAAATTCCTTTTATTCTTTTATTATATATAGGTACTTAAAAGTCATTTTGAGCGATTTTTAAGTTGGGTTTTTCGGACTTTCTTGTTGATGCTGTAATGCAAACAAGATACCGTCAACCTGACTGCCATATATTTTACAGTAACTCATATAACTTATCTGCATATTTATTTTTTTTGCAACATGTTGAACATAACTTTCTGAGTGACGAAAATAGTCTCCTTTGTTTACAAAGTCAATACCTTCACCTTCCTTTCTTCTTATTAAACATATAATAACCCCTTTTTTGCTCGTAGATCTTTTTGCTAATTCCAATTCTTCTTGAAAGTCATGTAGATAATGTAGCACTTCAGCAAAGATAATTACATCATACTGCTGGTTTTTCTCTTGTTTAAGAAACTCTTTCATTTCCATATGTATTAATTCATTGTAAACAGGCTTACCTTTTATAAAGCACCCTCTTGCGATATTTAGCATTCTACTTGAAATGTCAATTCCTGTTATGTGGCTTCCAGTACTATTTATTTTCAAGAAATGACCACATATTCCAGTTCCACAACCAAGGTCAAGTATATTGAGCTCAGAAGTAGAGTTGTTGAAGATTTTTGTAATTATCATGTGTACAAGTTCATGCCCTCTATACTGTTTAGCAATCAACCAATGCTCAACAGAATATTCACCTGTGTAATCAAAATATTGTCTTATGAGGTTTTTTGGCAATTCTGTAATAGGCGCTGAGTTTGTCATTTTTTTTATATAGTAAGATGCCTCCTCGTGATCACTATCTAATTTTAGTGTCTGTGTTAAATAATTATAAGCTTTGTTAGTATTCCCTACCGCAAAATGACACCTTCCGATGTTATACCAGACTATGGATAAATGGGGGTAAAATATGCTAATTAACCAAAATCGTAACTTTGCATCTGATATGCTACCTTTATAAAAGTGATATAAACCGATTTCAATGTTGGCGTTTAACAGGTTCTTAGATTTTTTAAGAAGCACTGTCATTTCTTTATGAAGAGTATTATATTTATTCACAATGAAGTGTTTTACTTTCTTAATATTTAATACGCCAATAAGCTTAGACATACAATTTAAAGCAACATTTTTTATAAAAGAGAGATTACTTTTCATACATTAGAAATACTCCGAATGTTCATTATCATTTTTAGGCAATTGATTTTAACACATTTTATCTTACAAAATATCTTTTTCATTAACTTTTACTGTATATATAAGTTTACCGCGTATTTCTCAGATTGTACTGTTTAGGATTGCTAGTATATTACTGTTGATAATATAAGTAAATGTTTTGTACAAAAAGGCGTTGACATATTATTTGTTAGGTTATAATATATAAAAGATTAATTTAGTTTTTAGATGTTTGACAAGTTTTATGGTAGAGATTAATTTAATCTCAATTCAATTTTAATAATATTTAACTCTGCATATTCTGCATATAGTCGGATAAATAAATTATTAAGAGCACTTGATGGATGCCTTGGCGTTAAGAGGCGATGAAGGACGTGGCAGGCTGCGATAAGCTGTGGGGAATTGTCAACAAATTTTGATCCGCAGATTTCCGAATGGGGAAACCCAACTAGCTTAGCTAGTTATTACATACTAAGTATGTAAAGCAAACTTGGTGAACTGAAATATCTAAGTAGCCAAAGGAAAAGAAATCAACCGAGATTCTGTTAGTAGTGACGAGCGAAAGCGGAAAAGGCTAGTGATTTAAGAATAAGAATTAGAATACTCTGGAAATAGTAACCATAGAAGGTGATAGTCCTGTATAAGTAGAAAGTTTTTAAATCCTTGAGTAGAGCGGGGCACGTGAAATCCTGTTTGAATATGGGGGGACCATCCTCCAAGCCTAAATACTACTTAACGACCGATAGTGAACAAGTACCGTGAGGGAAAGGTGAAAAGAACCCCGGGAGGGGAGTGAAATAGAATCTGAAATCAAGTGCTTACAAACAGTTGGAGCTCTATATCAATTTATTGATATTTAGAGTGACAGCGTACCTTTTGCATAATGGGTCAGCGAGTTAATCTATGAAGCAAGCTTAAGCCGTTAGGTGTAGGCGTAGCGAAAGCAAGTCTGAATAGGGCGTTTTAGTTTTATGGATTAGACCCGAAACCAAGTGATCTAGTCATGACCAGATTGAAGGTGTGGTAAAACACACTGGAGGATCGAACCAGTTAATGTTGCAACATTATTGGATGAGTTGTGATTAGGGGTGAAAGGCCAATCAAACTTGGAAATAGCTGGTTCTCCGCGAAATCTATTTAGGTAGAGCGTTGTATGTATGTTGTTGGGGGTAGAGCACTGGATAGACTAGGGGGATTCACCGTCTTACCAAATCTAACTAAACTCCGAATACCAACAATTAATTATACAGCAGGCACACTACGGGTGCTAAGTCCGTGGTGGAAAGGGAAACAACCCAGATCACTATCTAAGGTCCCAAAATTACAGCTAAGTGGGGAAGGAAGTAGAAAAACCATTACAGCTAGGAGGTTGGCTTGGAAGCAGCCATCCTTTAAAGAAAGCGTAACAGCTCACTTGTCTAAATAAGTTTTTCTGCGCCGAAAATGTACCGGGGCTAAAGCTGTATACCGAAGATGTGAGTGCTTATTGATTTCGATCAATAGGCGCGGTAGCGGAGCGTTCCGTAAGTCTATGAAGGTGGTTTGTGAAAACTGCTGGAGATATCGGAAGTGAGAATGCTGACATAAGTAGCGTAAAAGAGTGTGAAAAACACTCTCACCAAAAATCTAAGGGTTCCTACGTTAAGTTAATCTGCGTAGGGTTAGTCGGTTCCTAAGGCGAGTCCGTAAAGGAGTAGTCGATGGCAATTAGGTTAATATTCCTAAACCTCTTAAGTGTGACGGGTTTCGTATTTGTATAGACCTTATTGGATTGGTTTATGCTTAAAAGAAGCTCCAGGAAATAGCACTTATATTTATGAGGCCGTACCGCAAACCGACACTGGTGGATGAGTAGAGTATACTAAGGTGTTGAAAGAATGATGTTGAAGGAACTCGGCAAATTATACCTGTAACTTCGGAAGAAGGGTAACCTGCTTTTAGGCAACTATGAGTAGGTGGCACAAAATAGGGAGTAGCGACTGTTTACTAAAAACACAGGACTCTGCAAACACGTAAGTGGAAGTATAGGGTCTGACGCCTGCCCGGTGCTGGAAGGTTAATAGGAGGGGTGCAAGCTCTAAATTGAAGCCCCAGTAAACGGCGGCCGTAACACTGACGGTCCTAAGGTAGCGAAATTCCTTGTCGGGTAAGTTCCGACCCGCACGAATGGCGTAACGATTTCTCCACTGTCTCCAACATCACTTCAGCGAAATTGAATTCCCCGTGCAGATGCGGGGTACCCGCGGTTAGACGAAGAGACCCCGTGCACCTTTACTATAGCTTTACATTGCTATTAAAAGTGTGATGTGCAGGATAGGTGGGAGACTTTGAAGTTATGGCGCTAGCTATAATGGAGTCAATCTTGAGATACCACCCTTTACACTTTTGATATCTAACTATGTTTCATTATCTGGAACTAGGACATTGTATGGTGGGTAGTTTGACTGGGGCGGTCGCCTCCTAAAAAGTAACGGAGGTGTGCGAAGGTAAGCTAGAGCTGGTCGGAAATCAGCTTGATAGTATAATGGCATAAGCTTGCCTGACTGCGAGGCTGACAAGCCAAGCAGAGACGAAAGTCGGTCATAGTGATCCGGTGATTCTGTATGGAAGGGTCATCGCTCAACGGATAAAAGGTACGCCGGGGATAACAGGCTGATGGTGTTCGAGCGTTCATAGCGACAACACCGTTTGGCACCTCGATGTCGACTCATCACATCCTGGGGCTGAAGAAGGTCCCAAGGGTTCGGCTGTTCGCCGATTAAAGTGATACGTGAGTTGGGTTTAGAACGTCGTGAGACAGTTCGGTTTCTATCTGCCGTGGGTGAAGGAAATTTGAGAAGGTCTGACTCTAGTACGAGAGGACCGAGATGGATATACCTCTGGTGTACCAGCTGTTATGCCAATAGCATCGCTGGGTGGCTATGTATAGATGGGATAATTGCTGAAAGCATATAAGCAAGAAACCCTCTTCAAAAAGATTTCCCAATTAAGGCCGTGGAAGACTACCACGTTGATAGGCTAGGTGTGGAAGCATGGTAACATGTGAAGCTAACTAGTACTAATAGCCTGATTGATTTATTTGCTTTCTATATGTGTGTATGCAGTGTTAAATATTAAGTTAAAATTGTTAAGTTAGAAATTTTTATTGACTTGGTGGCTATAGCAAAAATGAACCACCCGATCTCATCTCGAACTCGGAAGTGAAACTTTTTAGCGCTGATGGTACTTGAAAAGGGAGAGTAGGTCGCTGCCAAGTTTATAAAAATTTCTTTATTTAACTAACCTCTGTTTTCTTACTAACCAAGTCTTCTACATTCGGGCTTAACATTTTTGACTCAGGTTGCCTGTTTTGTAGAAATAGGCCTTGTTTCATTGCTTCCAGCCATTGTGTTTGATTAAATGACTTCTTAAAACTATCGAAGCCTTCTCTGTATTCACTTGTATGAATTACGCCTTCATTTTTAGTTATATCCCCTGCCATTAAACACCTATTAATCTATTTTAAAAATTTTGCCTATGTTATCATAAAAAATATAGTTGTAAATACCTTAATTGAGATTTTTTTTATTTTATCTTTTTTAAGCAAATAGTTAGATCTTTTTGTAAGTTTTTATAACTTGCTTGTATAATGTTTCTATGAGTTAGTATTATGTAGTAGTGCCCTATATTGCTTATATTTAAAATGCTAATTTTAGCAAGCATTCGTAATTGCCTTTTTATTTTATTTCTTTTTGCTGCCTTTCCGGCTTTTTTACTGATAGCCAGACCTACTCTAATAGTATGAGTGTACTTTTCAGGTTCTCTTTCTTTTATAGCGTACAGTGATATATAAAGCCCACGATAAAAAAGACTGCTGAATGCTAACTTATTTTTGAAAGCAAAGGAAAAATCTTTTTTTTTATACTTACTATGCGCATAATTTGTTACACCCTAATAAACGGCGCCTATTAAGGATTTTTCTTCCAGCTCTTGTTACCATACGTGAACGAAATCCGTGTCTGCGCTTTCTTATCAAATTTTTTGGTTGAAATGTTCTCTTCATTGTTTTTATATTAATATAATTATTTATTTTAAATTGTTTTACTTTATTGTCAAATGATGGTGAACTTATATGACATTTTCGTAGAATAAAATTTGATGCATGGGAAAATGAATTTGGTGATAGTCATACCTGTCCTACTAATCCTTTTATTTTGTTTTAGTAGGTTTCAAGAAGTAAATAAGGTTAAGTCTTATCTATATCTTAGTTGTGTATGGATGCTAGCTTGGTTGTTAGTACTCTATAATAATTGTTTTGTAACTTTTATTTCTATAGCGTTACTTTTTTTCATGCTTGCTTTTGTCTTTAAAAATAAAAGAAATAAGATAATAAAACTTTCGTTATTTGTGGCTTTGGCCATATCATTTTTTATCACTTTATTTATAATGCTATCTATTTTTATTCAATCCATTAATTTTTTTAATAAAGTAGCTATTTCAGAATTCTTGTTTTGCTTGAAATGGGGCCACAATGTAGTCACTATTAATGAAGAGAAGATAGGATGTTTTGGTATAGTGCCGCTTTTGGTGGGTACATTACTTATAACTATTATAGCAATGTTAGTTGTCGTTCCGCTTGGTTTATTTTCTGCAATATATATTAGTGAATATGCGAGTGAGAAAGTGCGTTATATTGTTAATACAACTTTGCAAGTTTTGTCTGCTATTCCTACGGTTGTATATGGATATTTCGCGGTTGTGTTTTTGTCTTTCTTTATAAAGCAGGTAGTAAATTTTTTTGGTTTAAGTATACACTCAGAAAGTGCCTTAGTTGCCGGTTTATCGATTGGGATAATGATTCTTCCTTTTATTATTTCTTTACTCGAAGATGCCATAAGATCTGTTCCAAAAAGCTTGCGTTATGGCTTCATGGCACTTGGCGCAACCCCAGCGGAAACTATATGGCATATAACAATACCTTATGCAATGCCTACAATTTTAAGTGCAATTTTATTGTCAATTTCAAGAGTGATAGGTGAAACAATGATTGTGCTAATGGCTGTGGGAATCAACGCAAATTTGACTTTTAACCCTCTTAATTCAGTTACTACCATTACCGTGCAGATCGCTACATTACTTACCGGAGATCAGGATTTCAATAGTGTGCAAACTCTTGCTGCTTATGCGCTTAGCTTAGTATTGTTTGTTATTACTTGGCTATTAAATGCATTTGCATTGTTTGTAATGAAGCGCAACTAGTAAGCGTTTTAATGTTGCAAAATTTCTATTAATAATATAAGATTTATTTTCTTTAGAAGTTCTTTTATGGAATTATAGTGTTAGGTGATAAAAATAAAGAGATGAATATAGGTAGAGCGATTAAGGTAACTCAAGCAGTTGTTGATATAAAATTTGAAGGTGAATTGCCTAAAATATTTAATGCTTTAAAAAGCAAACTAAAATATAATGATAAAGAGCTGGTTTTAGAAGTTTCGCAGCATATAGGTGACAATATAGTTCGTTGTATTGCTATGGATAGCACAGATGGCATATCAAGGGGGGATGAATTTGTTGATACAGGTGCACCAATATCGGTGCCAATTGGGCGTTCAACTTTAGGAAGGATTTTTAATGTTGTTGGAGAGCTTATAGATGAGTGCGGTCCACTGAAGGGAGAATATAACTTAGAGCCTATACACAGAGCACCTCCAAGTTTTACTGAACAGAGAATACAGGAAGAAGTTTTAGTTACGGGAATAAAAGTTATAGATCTTCTTGCACCTTATCTTAAAGGAGGAAAAATTGGCTTATTTGGTGGAGCCGGTGTTGGTAAAACAGTCCTGATAATGGAATTAATTAATAATATAGCAAAAGCTCATAAAGGATTTTCTGTGTTTGCCGGGGTAGGGGAGAGAACGCGTGAAGGTAATGATCTTTATCACGAGATGATCACTTCAAATGTAATAAATATAAATGAGCATGAAAAATCTCAAGCTGTTTTGGTTTATGGTCAGATGAATGAGCCTC
This window encodes:
- the rpmH gene encoding 50S ribosomal protein L34 produces the protein MKRTFQPKNLIRKRRHGFRSRMVTRAGRKILNRRRLLGCNKLCA
- a CDS encoding methyltransferase domain-containing protein; the encoded protein is MKSNLSFIKNVALNCMSKLIGVLNIKKVKHFIVNKYNTLHKEMTVLLKKSKNLLNANIEIGLYHFYKGSISDAKLRFWLISIFYPHLSIVWYNIGRCHFAVGNTNKAYNYLTQTLKLDSDHEEASYYIKKMTNSAPITELPKNLIRQYFDYTGEYSVEHWLIAKQYRGHELVHMIITKIFNNSTSELNILDLGCGTGICGHFLKINSTGSHITGIDISSRMLNIARGCFIKGKPVYNELIHMEMKEFLKQEKNQQYDVIIFAEVLHYLHDFQEELELAKRSTSKKGVIICLIRRKEGEGIDFVNKGDYFRHSESYVQHVAKKINMQISYMSYCKIYGSQVDGILFALQHQQESPKNPT
- the pstC gene encoding phosphate ABC transporter permease subunit PstC: MNLVIVIPVLLILLFCFSRFQEVNKVKSYLYLSCVWMLAWLLVLYNNCFVTFISIALLFFMLAFVFKNKRNKIIKLSLFVALAISFFITLFIMLSIFIQSINFFNKVAISEFLFCLKWGHNVVTINEEKIGCFGIVPLLVGTLLITIIAMLVVVPLGLFSAIYISEYASEKVRYIVNTTLQVLSAIPTVVYGYFAVVFLSFFIKQVVNFFGLSIHSESALVAGLSIGIMILPFIISLLEDAIRSVPKSLRYGFMALGATPAETIWHITIPYAMPTILSAILLSISRVIGETMIVLMAVGINANLTFNPLNSVTTITVQIATLLTGDQDFNSVQTLAAYALSLVLFVITWLLNAFALFVMKRN